From the Halobacteriovorax sp. GB3 genome, the window AAATGGAGTTTAATGCTATTCCTGGAGATATTCAAAAGGGTGAGATTGATTTTATTAGCCCAGTTCTTGACCAAACAACTAGAACATTAAAAGTTAGAACAACAATTAAAAACTCGCTTGGTAGATTAAAGCCTGGAATGATTGCAAGTGCCACTTTGAAGCTTGATTTTGAAGGAATGCCACTCGTTGTTCCAAGAAGTGCTGTCATAGATACAGGAAAAAGAAAAGTTGTATGGGTTCAAAGTGATGAGAGAAGTTATCAGGCCAAAACTATTTTAACTGGTGTTGAGTCCGAAGGTTATGTTGAAGTAAAAGAGGGTTTAATAGAGAATGAGAAAGTTGTTGTAGAAGGAAGTTTTCTTCTCGATGCTCAGGCTCAGCTCTTTGGCGGATATGAAGACTTTAATCAATCTGGAGAGTCTAAATGATTCAAAAGCTCATTGAATATACAATTAAAAATAGAGTCTTCGTCGTCATTGTTTTTGTCTTTATAGCTCTTTTTTCTGTCTATAGCTTAAAGACTGCAAGAATCGATGCTATTCCTGATATTGGAGAAAATCAGCAAATCGTTTTTACTAAGTGGGATGGTCGATCACCTAAGGATGTTGAAGAGCAAGTTACTTATCCTTTAAGCATTCTTATGCAGGGAATTCCAGGTGTAAAAAATATTAGAGGAATCTCTGCTTTTGGTTTCTCTACAATTTATGTGATTTTTAAAGATGATGTTGATTTCTATTGGAGTCGATCGCGAGTCTTAGAAAAACTGACAAGTGCTAAAGAAGAACTCCCTACAGGCGTTAATCCTAAGATGGGACCAGATGCAACGGGTCTTGGTCAAATTTATTGGTATACTCTAGAGAATAAAAAAGATAACCCTAGGCCTAAGTCTCTCTCTGATCTTAGGACCATTCAAGATTTTTATGTGCGCTATTTACTTCAAGGAGTAGAAGGAGTCAGTGAAGTTGCCAGTATTGGTGGCTTTGTTAAAGAGTTCCAAATTGACGTGGATCCACAAAAACTCTTTGCCTATGATACTCACTTTAGTGCGCTTATTAAGGCCATTAAGGAAAGCAATATCGATGTTGGTGCTGAAGTAATTGAAGATGGTGACAGAGAGTTTATTGTCAGAGGGAAAGGTTTCTTTAGGTCTCTATCTGATATTGAAAATGTCGTTATCAACATTAAGAAGGGTATCCCTATTCGTGTTAAGGATGTCGCGAGTGTTGGAACTGGACCTGGCTTTAGACGAGGGGCCCTTGATAAAAATGGCGTAGAATCAGTGGGTGGTGTTGTGACGATGCGCTTTGGCGAAAACCCCAAAGAAGTCATCGAGAAGGTAAAAAAACGATTGGAAATTGTGAAGCAGGGGCTTCCCTCCGGAGTCGATCTTGTTCCATTTTATGACCGCACAGAGGTGATTGAAAGAACGATTGGTACTGTTTATCGTGCATTAACTGAAGAGATTATCATTACTGTTTTTGTTATTCTCTTCTTCTTATTTCACTTTAAGTCATCTGTGTTGGTTTCTTTGACGCTTCCCTTTGGTGTTGGAATTAGTTTCATTCTAATGAAATTACTAGATATCGATTCTAATGTTATGAGTTTATCAGGGATGGTTATTGCGATTGGATCGATGGTTGATATGGGGATTATCATGACTGAGAATATTTATTCTCATCTCTCAGAAAATCCACACTCTTCAAAAGAAGAAAAAGTTCAAATAGTAAAAAACGCTGCTAAAGAGGTCGGTCCTGCAATTGTGACCGCAGTTGCAACAACTATTATTACTTTTCTTCCTGTCTTTGGTCTTGAAGGTAGTGAAGGTAAGCTATTTGGTCCTCTAGCATGGGCAAAAACACTCGCCATGCTTGGTGCTGTTATTGTTGCGATTTTTCTTGTCCCTTCGCTTTCCATTTATTTTTTAAAAGGGGATTTGAAGCCTGTAGAAAAAAATAAAGTTAGCCGAACGATTATTAATTTCTACGAACCTGCTTTGAATTGGGTATTATCAAATAGAAAAAAGTTTCTTGTGCTACCACTCATTTTACTCCTTTTTGGTGGTTTCTCTTATTCAAAGCTTGGAAAGGAATTCATGCCTTCTCTAAATGAAGGAGAAATTCTCTACATGCCGGTGACAACGCCTGATGTCTCTATGACTAAAGCGAGAGAACTACTTGCATACACAGATAAAAAGCTTAAAGAACACCCTCTTGTTGAAAATGCCGTTGGAAAATTAGGGCGAGCTGATACTGCAATTGATCCAGCTCCTGTTGCTATGTTTGAAACCGTTGTGAAATTAGTGGATGAATCGAAGTGGCCTGCGGGAATGACGATTTATAACATCATGGAAGAACTCGACCAGCATCTTCAAGTTCCTGGTTTAGTAAACGCATGGCTTTTCCCGATTGAAAATAGAATTGCGATGATTTCAACAGGTATTAAAACACAAATTGGAATTAAAGTTTTTGGAGAAGGTCTTAAGACTCTCGAAGATATTGCAGCAAAAGTTGCTAAGGAAGTTGAGTCGATTGATGGTGCCTACGGTGTCTTTGCCGAAAAAATCACAGGTAAACCTTATATTGAATTTGATATTGATAGAGTAGCAGCAAGTCGATACGGAATTAATACTGGAACTGTTAACCAGGTTCTTCAAACTGCTATTGGTGGAATGCCTATTGGTCAGTACTTTGATGGAAGAAAGAGATTTCCAATTAGGGTGAGATATAAAAAGGAATTGAGAGATCGTATTGATGAACTGAAGAAAGTTCTTGTACCGAGCCCACTTGGACAACATATCCCAATCAGCCAGCTCGCTAAAATTGAAGTTGTCACTGGACCAGCTGTTATTCAATCCGAAAATGGTCTTCTACGCTCTCTAGTCTTATTAAACGTTAGGGGACGTGATCTCGTAGGCTTTGTTGAAGAGGCAAAGGTAAAAGTAGAGTCAAATGTTGAGTTACCTCATGGTTATTCTCTTCATTGGGCGGGCCAGTATGAGAATCAGGTACGATCTAATAAACGACTTTTAATGCTTATTCCACTGGCCTTAATGATCAATCTTGTCATCATTTACTTAGGTCTCAAGAACTTTAGAAATGCAGCGATTGTCTTTAGTGCTATTCCTGTTGCTCTTTCTGGTGGTTTGATCCTTTTATGGGTTGGCGGATTTAATACTTCTGTTGCCGTTTGGGTTGGCTTCATTGCTCTTTTTGGTATTGCTGTTGATGATGGTGTCGTCATGATGACTTATTTGCAAGAAGAAATGAAAAAGCACAAACCTGATAGTTGGCAAAAGCTTAAAGATTGTATTCTTCAGGCCGGCAAAAGAAGAATTCGTCCTCTTGTTATGACGACAACGACAACGATCATAGCACTTTTACCGGTTATGTGGTCTACGACAACGGGGAGCGAAGTCATGAAGCCTATGGCCATTCCTGCTCTTGGAGGGATGCTCGTAGAATTAATTACTCTTTTTATTGTACCTGTTACATTCTCATATTTTGAACAAAAACGTATTCAAGGAGAACAAAATGTTTAAAACAATGATGTTAAGTTTAGTTGTAATGATTACAAGTTTTGGATCATTAGCAAAAGAAAGAATTTCTCTTTCTAAGAAAGAAATGAAAGAAATTGTTGAGGTTTTGAAGTTGAATGAAACGCTTCATGCTTCATTTTTTAAGTATGATGGAAAAGAGGTCGAAGCGGCAGCTACAAAAGTAAAAATGGCGATTGATAAAATTAGCAATAAAGATGTGGCCAAACTTCTTACTTTTTCAAAAACTAAGTTAAGTGAAATGAAGAGCACTTCTAAAAGAGAAGCTAATAATGAAGCTTATAATCTTGTTTCTATGGCCTTGATTCATGTGGTGAACTCTTATGATGTTGGAAAAGAGTACAACGCTTATTCTTGCCCAATGGTTAAGAAGAAGTGGGTACAAAACTCCTCTAAGATGGCAAAAGTACATAATCCCTATGCTCCTAGAATGCCGCATTGTGGATCACAAGATTCAAAATACTAAAGAGAAGGGTCCATATAGGGCCCTTTTTTATTGCATTTAGCTTAAAATAAGCATACCCTGTGGGGGTATAGAAGGGGGCGATATGAAAAGCTTTTTGTTTAATGTTGAAGGTATGACATGCGGTGGTTGTAAAAGCAAGATCGTAAATAAGTTAGAATCACAAGTTAAAACTATTGAAGTCGATCTAGATGATAAGACTGTTAAGGTTTCTTCTGAAACTCTATCAGGAATGGCCATCAAAAAAGAGATCGAAGAACTTGGCTTCACTATCACTAAAATGAGTAAGACGGATTAATGGAAACATTAGCGCTAAAAATTGAGGGCATGAGCTGTGCAAGCTGTGCCTCTTCAATTGAGAAAAGTATTTCTAAAATTAATGGAGTACTTTCATGTTCAGTCAATTACGCAACTGAAAAAGGTTATTTCGAGCTTGATAATGAATCACTCGTCGAAACTATTCAAACCGAAATAATAAATCTAGGTTACTCTTTTCAAGAAGGGAATGAATCCTCTAAAGATGCTAATGGTAAGGATGAAAACCTTAGAAAGTTTTTGATTTCAATTATTTTATCAATAGCTCTTTTTATTTTTGCAATGTGGCCTTTAATGAATTGGCCAGATCAGAGAACAAATTGGTTTATTCAATTAATTCTTGCAACTCCTGTGTGGCTTTGGATTGGGTCTCGCTTTCAAAAATCTGCACTTAATTTCTTTTTAACGGGTAAGTCCAATATGAATACTTTAATTGGTATTGGGACTACAGCTGCTTTCGTATATAGTTCATTCATAACTATCTTTCATGAGTTATCAGTAAATTTAGGATTAACACAAAAGGTACATTTTGAAGCTGTTGGCTTTATTATTTCTTTTGTTTTTCTTGGACAATATTTTGAAGAAAAGGCCAAGAAGAAAACGAAAGAAGCCCTGAATTCTCTTTTTAAGCTTAGCTCTAAGAAGGCCTTTGTAAAAAGAGGTGATGATTTTATAGAAGTCGATATATCTAAGGTTCAGGTTAATGATACTATTCGAGTAAAGCCTGGAGAAAAATTTCCTGTTGATGGAAAAATTACTAAGGGTGAATCAAATATTGATGAAGCAATGATTACAGGAGAGCCCATTCCTGTATCAAAGAAAATAGGGGACTCACTCTTTGCTGGAACAATTAATGGAGAAAGTGTCATTGAATATAATGCAACCAAAGTCGGCGGAGATACTTTTCTATCTCAGATCGTTAAGTTTGTAGAAACGGCTCAAAGTTCGAAGCCACAGATTCAAAGATATGCAGATAAAATTAGCTCAGTTTTTACTCCTGCTGTCTTAGTCATTTCTGTGATCACTTTCATTATGTGGTTCTTTTTTGGTCCTGAGCCAGTTTGGGGCAACGCAATCTCTAACTTTATCGCCGTTCTTGTAATTGCATGTCCTTGTGCTCTAGGACTTGCTACACCAACAGCAGTTGTCGTTGCAACGGGAAGAGCATCTTTAAAGGGTCTACTGATTGGTGGAGGCGAGGTTATAGAGAAGGCACAAAATATTGATGCCATCATTTTTGATAAAACAGGAACTCTCACTGAAGGGCGACCATCGGTTATCGACTATATCTGTACAATTAATCATGACAAGGTTCTCTTTGATGTTGCTTCAATCGAACAATTTTCAGAGCACCCACTTTCTAAAGCGATACTAAACTTTTATCAACAAGAATCAGATAGACCGTTAGATGAGCCTGATCTCTTTGAAGTTATCAAAGGAAAAGGTCTTGTTGCTGATCTAAATGATGATGAATTCGTTATTGGTAATATGAGTTTAATGAAAGACCACAAACTTGATGTTCCATCGGCTCTTTCATCACAACATATCGGTAGTACTGTTTATGTAGCAAAGAACAAAGAGGTTATTGCTTTATTTGTCATAGGTGATCAGATAAAAAAACAAGCGCTCGACTCTATTTCTAAAATTAAAGATATGGGAATACAAACTTGGATGATTACTGGAGATAATGAAGCTGTTGCTCAAGATGTTGCCAATGAGCTTGGTATTGACCATTTCATGGCCAACGTATTACCACTAGATAAATCGACTGCGGTTGAGTCTCTACAAAAGAAAGGGCTTAAGGTCGCTATGGTAGGAGATGGTATCAACGATGCTCCAGCTCTTTCTAAGGCAGATCTTTCTCTGGCCATGGGGACTGGAACAGATGTTGCGATTAATGCTGCTGATGTGACAATTGTTCATGGAGATATTTCAAAGGCGCTAGATTTTATTATTCTTTCCACAAAGACAATGAAAGTGATTAAAGAAAACCTCTTTCTATCGATGATTTACAACACTCTTCTCATTCCCATTGCTGCTGGTGTACTCTATCTATTCGGTGGACCCTTAATGCCGCCAGTTCTTGCAAGTGTGGCCATGGCCCTGAGTAGTATTTCAGTCGTTAGTAATAGTTTAAGAATTAGGAAGTTTATTTAATGAAAGGTGCAAATCATAAAGCATTGTTAAATCGTATTAAAAGAATTGAGGGGCAGGTTCGAGGTTTGGCCAATATGGTTGAATCAGAAAAATATTGTATCGATATTCTGACTCAAATAAAGGCGCAAAGAAGTGCTTTGAAGTCCTTAGAACTTGAGATTTTAGAGAATCATCTTCATCACTGTGTAAAAGAGGCCATCGACTCTGGAGATAATGATGTTGTTGATGATAAGATTAATGAAGTTTTAGAGATTTTAAAGAAGAGTTCTAAATCATAAAAGTTGCTAGGAAGAGTTATGAGTACAATACTTGAATCTATTTTTGAACTAAACCAAGTAAAAGAGCTTAAAGAAGCCTTGAAAGTGAATAGGCCATTTGTGGCCCATAATCTTTCTTTCATTCATGATGTTCTCTCTAAAAAGGCACATCTTCAGTCTTTGCCTTCTTTGATCAATCAATGGCCAGCAAAGGTTGATGTACACCTTCCAGATGCTTCTGATGAAATTAGTACTCTAGAAGTCAATTCAACAGACGCTTATAAAATGTATCTCAATAAAATGGGCCTACTTTTTAATCATATTGAAAGATATGATGATGAGTATAACGAATTACTCTTTGCTTTTATGATGGCGCTTGGTTTTTCCAAGCAATCTTTTGCTCGTGCTTTGGTATATGCGACACCTGAAGGTGGAGGAACTGCAACTCACTTTGATCAAAATATTAATCTTATTTTTCAATTAAAGGGAAAAAAGAGATGGTGGATTGCTCAAAATGAAACATTTATTAATCCACTCACTAGACACACGCTTCATCAAGAATTAGATCCAGAGTTAGCCTCTTATCAAGAAGCACCTCTACCTGAAAAAATGCCTGAAGATGCACAAGAGATCCTCTTAGAAGCGGGAAGCTTTCTTTTTCTTCCCAGAGGTTGTTGGCACAAGACGAGCGGGGAAGAAGATGCGTTGGCCCTCAATTTCACTTATACAGTACCTACTTGGATTGATCTTTTTGGTGCTGCTATTAGAGGTCGTTTGAGTGGTGATCCTAAATGGCGTGAAAGTGCTATTGGCTTTGATGATTTGAACACTTCCAGCGAAGCCGAGAAAAAATTTGATGAGTTACTTGATGAATTTAAGAGTGAGTTTACACACTGGCAAGCCGCTCAGATTCTTGGTGTTACTGAAGGAAATTAAATTCCGATTTTTTGAAAATTCAAATTTCGATATTTTTTCTGTAAATCTAGTGGTAATTCATCCACAAGGGATTCAACATAGGATTTTTGTACCAAGGGATCACTTAGGCATTTATTTATTTTTTCTATAACATCACTAGATTGAGCGGAACAAAGAGCATAGGCTTTAATTGGTCCCATTTCAGTATTTTCCCTTAGAAGAAGATAGCTAAATTCATTTCTTTCTGTTACCGATAGATTTCTCACGTGATGAATAAAGCTCACTGGATATTCGAAAAAGAAGTCAAATCTCTTTTGGTGAAGCATCTTATAAAAACCAACGGGATCAACGGCATTTCTTTTTAGAACACGATTTTCATATTTTTTAATCAACTCATTGACTTGTTCACCATAAGTACCCTTTTCGACCATACCTCCAATAAGAGATGTTTTTCGAAAGAGAGTTTCAAGTGATACCTTGTTATTCTTTCCTTTAAACTTCGCTTCATCTTCTTTTCGAATAACAATAAAAGCATTAGGAATCGTAAAAACAAGTTTTGAGATATGTTTGTCTGGATGAACTTTAGGCTCTGTTCCAAGGGCGGGGAGACAGTAGATACTCTTCTTACTGTCGAGAAACTTAAAAATTCTTGGAAAGCTACTCTGACCCAGTTCTACATGCTTATAGCCTTCAAGACATTGTTTAAATTGCTTTAAAACGATATCTCCAAACCCTTTATGATTGCTCTGATAAATTGGGGGATAGTCAAAGGTCATCCAAGTAATAACTTGATCTTTTGCAAGGGTACTTGAGTTAGCAATTACTCCTGTAAGAAAAAAAATGAATGGGATAATTGCGTTGCGAAGCATAGAAAAAGAATACTATTAGGGGGATGCAATTATCAATTTTTTTTTACAATCTGAAAGATAGATCATGTATTAAGGAATTAAATCTCTGTAAAAATTAATTCTTTAGGCATTTCATCTTCAAGAATTTTGTATAATTCAGCTTTTCTTTTAAATCGTGGTGTTAGCCAATTATTAATAGCTATTTCATTTAGAAGTATAGGGCTGCGATGGTGTCCTGCTTCGCGAACTTCTCTACGAGCATCTTTTGTAAGAAGGGAAAAGCTATTAATGATCTCATTAGGATCTTGTGGATTAATCCAATGATCCCAGATTCCTGCTGCAAAGAGAAGTTCTTGCTGATTCTCTAATGAGAAATGACCTTCTCTTTTCTTTTGCCCCTCTTTTTGTACCCATTCGTAAAATGAAAGGATAGGGACAATGCAATGAAATTTACCAAAGAGATTTTTATATGTTTTTCTTTTTTCTATTGTTTCTATTTTTGCATTGTAAGTTTTAATTTCTTTTTTTCGTCCTGTTTGATGATCAATCATTGTGTAACGATTTTCTTTTGAGAAATTTGGGAGAAGATTAAAGCGAAGAGGAACAATTTCCCTTTGATCATTTCTCCAAATTATTGAGGGAGCATAGTGGTTTGTGAACTTTCTTTCTTCTAAGCGAGATAAAATTTCAAAAGTCTTATCACTCATGTGAGCATTCATGAGTTTAGAGAGCTTTTTTATATCTTGAGGCGAAGTGAATGAGAAACACATAATCCATCCTTTTACTCATTATACACTAGTTGACCGTTGATTGGTTGATTGAGACAATTTAATAAATATTGGAGATAAAATGATTACATCAATCTTTATGGGTTTTTTAACTTTACTTTATATTAGAATTACTTTGTATGTGATTGCAAAAAGAAAGCAATATCAAGTCCTTTACGGTCCTGGTGAGAATTCACAGATCGCAGGGGCCATTGCTTCACATTCTAATTTTGTTGCTTATGTTCCAATACTCATTTTACTTATGTATTTTGTAGAAGTTGTTGGAAAAGCGCCAGGGTGGTTAGTTATTCCATTTGGATTGGCCATTTTCATTGGACGTTGTTTACATTTTCAAGGACTAAAAGAAAATGATGAACAGTTGAGTCAGCAAAGAGAATTAATTTTAAAAAAGCGTATTATGGGTATGAAGTTGACAATTTTTTCGATGATTGGTCTTTCTATATTAGCGATTGTATTGCCTATTAAGGAACTCTTCTTTTAACCAAAGTAATTGTGCTTTTCAAAATTCTTGAACACTCGTTTAACGACTTGACGGTGGTTTACTGCTTCTCTTGGAGCATTTAGAATAAATTTCTCGATTTCGCTCGTGCCTATCTTCGCTTCACCTCCATGGGCGAGAAGGTAATTCTCTATTTCTAATTTGAGATAACGACGGAGTGAATCTCTATAAATATCAGGATAATTGACAGGATAGGGTGAAACGATTTTTTTTCGAATCTTAATTATATTATCTGCAATATAAGCCGTTTTTGATTTTTCATGCCAAAGGGTCAAGTCACAATCGGTGTGACCTGGGCAAAAGAGAGCTTTCCAGTCAGGGAAAAAGGGAAGTTGATCACCATCACTTAAATGAAAGTCTATGCTGATTTTCTTAGGAAAACGAATGGGGCGTTTTTGTTTTTTCATTTTCTTAGCGACATAATGAGTGAGAAAGAGGTCAATCTCATATTTTAAATGTCCTAGAAAACCCTTGTACCAAGAATTAACTTTTGGGTGAGCTGCAATGTGACAGCCCCACTTGCTTTTTAAGAAAGAAGCTGCTCCCGCATGATCTGGGTGCATATGGGTCACTACAACTAGTTTTAAGCAATCAAGGCTGAGTTTGAGATCATTTTTGATAAAGCTTTCAATTGTTTCGATGTCTGCACGCGAGCAGCCATCGAGAAGGGCCAATTGATTGTCTTTCTCAACGAGATAGATTGACTGAATATATCCTTTAAGATGATGAATTTTCACTCTCTTACTATAACTTAATGTCTGAAATCTTGCCAATAGTCGTAGTGTTCGGTTTCAACTCTTTTACAGAGTGTGTCCATGGAGAGTATAATTTAATCTCAAAAAAGGACGTTTTATGATTAAAATTATTCTCACATTAGTAGTGACTTTTTTAATTTCTGTTCCCTTTTTCTCAACACCTGTTGGGGAACAACTTTATCATTCGTACCAAGAAACTGATCTTCATAGAACTATCTACTGTCAATATGTAGAGTGGTTTGGAGTAGAAGGTTTTGATAAATTAAAATTTTATTTACGCTGTAAGTTACAATAGGTGCTAAGTGAAAATATTGCATACATCTGACTGGCACATTGGACGCCAGCTTCATGGTATTTCCTTACTTGAAGATCAAAGACATATTTTAAATGAAATATTTAATCTTTGTAAGAATAAGAGTGTAGAGGTTCTTCTTATTGCTGGTGATATTTACGATCGTTCTGTTCCTCCTGCAAATGCAGTCGAGCTTCTTGATCAATTTCTGACGAAAGTAAAGAGCGAATTAAATATTCCTGTCATCTTGATTTCTGGCAATCATGATGGACCAGAAAGGTTAGGCTTTGGCTCAAATCAAATGAAAAATAGTGGCCTTCATATTGTTGGACCACTCCAAGAAAATATTACGCCAACTATTATAAGCGATGAATTTGGAGAAGTTTTCTTCTATGGACTTCCTTACGCAGATCCTGTCCAAGTTCGAGATAAATACAATGTTGATTTCAAAAATCACGATGAGGCCATGGGTCACTTAGTCTCTTTGGTTAAAGATGACTATTCAAAGAGAAAACAGGAGAGGACTGTTGTTCTATCTCACTGTTTTATCGACGGAGCTGAAGAATGTGAGTCTGAAAGACCACTTTCTATTGGTGGTGCAGATAGAGTCTCTTATAAACACTTTGAAAGCTTTAATTATACGGCCTTGGGTCATTTACACGGAAGACAGTTTAAGGGAAAGGAAAATATTCGTTACAGCGGAACACCGCTTAAATATTCGTTTTCAGAAACAAAACATAGGAAGAGTGTCACTCTCGTTGATCTTAAAGAAGATGGCTCAATTGAATTTGAGCAAATCGAACTTAGCCCACTTCGTGATCTACGTGTGATTGAAGGTGAATTAAATGATATTTTAGAAGCTGCTAAAAGTGATCAGCATAGAGATGACTATATTATGGCGAGAATTCTCGATAAACATGCCATTTTAGACTTAATGGCTAAACTAAGGGCCGTATATCCAAATACGTTACATCTTGAGCGCCCATCATTGTCTTCAGATCACAATATAGAGCTTAGAAAAGAGAATTTGAAAAAAAGTGAATTCTCAATGTTTCAAGATTTCTTTGAACAAGTACTCGATGAAAAAATGAATAAGCAGCAGCAAGAATATATGGAAAGTGTTATTAACGCACTTCATGGGGAGACTCGAGAGTGAGACCAATCCAATTAGAAATGTGTGCTTTTGGACCTTTCAAAGATACGCAGATTGTTAATTTTCAAAAATTAGGAGAGAACCCATTATTTCTCATTAATGGGCAAACAGGTTCTGGAAAAACGACTATTCTCGATGCTATTTGCTTCGCTCTTTATGGTTCTGCGACAGGCGTTGAGCGCGATGTTCGAGAAATGCGTTGCCACCTTAGTGATCCAAAAGTTGAAACCTATGTGAATTTAACATTCACGCTAGGCCAAACGACCTACCTTGTTGAGAGAAAGCCTGAGCAAGAAGTTCAAAAGAAAAGAGGTGATGGCTTTACTAAGAAATCTTCAGACGCAGCTCTATATGAGATTGGTCGAGAAAAGAAGTTAATCGCAAATAGAACTAAAGAAGTTAGTCAGTTCATTGAAGATCTAACGGGACTTAGCGTCGTCCAGTTTCGACAAGTAATGGTTCTTCCACAAGGAAAGTTTAGAGAACTTCTCATCGCTGATTCAAAAGATAGAGAGCAGATCTTCTCAAAATTATTTCAAACATATTTTTATTCAAAGATTGAAAAAGATTTAGATTTCAAAGCAAAAGATATCCGAGTTAAGAGAAAAGAGTTTGAAAATAAGATTGTTGGTAGTTTAGAGACTCTTTCTGTTGAGAATCTTGATGAGTTACAAAAGCTCACAAAAGATCTCGCTCCAGAGCTTGAAATTTTATTTAAAGAGAAAGAAAAACAGAAAGATGAATTTAAACAATGTGAAAAAGATTATCAAAGCGCATTAGCTCTCGATAAGAATATTACAGATCTTTCTAAAACAGAAATTGAATTAAAAAATCTTCAACTTAAAAAAGAAACAATCACTCAAGACCAAGCAACTATTAAAGAGATTGAACAGGCCCTTGAATTATCATCTGATTATACTAGTTATATTAATTTAGAAAATAAGTCCTCTAAGGACCTCCTTTTATTTGAAGAAATTTCTCATCTTTTTGGAGAACTTGCTGTAAAAAAAGAAGAATTTTCTAAGCAATACGATAATAAAGAATTACTTGAAAAAGAAGTTGAAGCCTTAAGTGCGAAAAGAGAGACTCTTGCCCGTTACTATGAACTTCAGCTTTCAATAATTAAAGAGAGTAATGAAGTCG encodes:
- a CDS encoding efflux RND transporter permease subunit, which codes for MIQKLIEYTIKNRVFVVIVFVFIALFSVYSLKTARIDAIPDIGENQQIVFTKWDGRSPKDVEEQVTYPLSILMQGIPGVKNIRGISAFGFSTIYVIFKDDVDFYWSRSRVLEKLTSAKEELPTGVNPKMGPDATGLGQIYWYTLENKKDNPRPKSLSDLRTIQDFYVRYLLQGVEGVSEVASIGGFVKEFQIDVDPQKLFAYDTHFSALIKAIKESNIDVGAEVIEDGDREFIVRGKGFFRSLSDIENVVINIKKGIPIRVKDVASVGTGPGFRRGALDKNGVESVGGVVTMRFGENPKEVIEKVKKRLEIVKQGLPSGVDLVPFYDRTEVIERTIGTVYRALTEEIIITVFVILFFLFHFKSSVLVSLTLPFGVGISFILMKLLDIDSNVMSLSGMVIAIGSMVDMGIIMTENIYSHLSENPHSSKEEKVQIVKNAAKEVGPAIVTAVATTIITFLPVFGLEGSEGKLFGPLAWAKTLAMLGAVIVAIFLVPSLSIYFLKGDLKPVEKNKVSRTIINFYEPALNWVLSNRKKFLVLPLILLLFGGFSYSKLGKEFMPSLNEGEILYMPVTTPDVSMTKARELLAYTDKKLKEHPLVENAVGKLGRADTAIDPAPVAMFETVVKLVDESKWPAGMTIYNIMEELDQHLQVPGLVNAWLFPIENRIAMISTGIKTQIGIKVFGEGLKTLEDIAAKVAKEVESIDGAYGVFAEKITGKPYIEFDIDRVAASRYGINTGTVNQVLQTAIGGMPIGQYFDGRKRFPIRVRYKKELRDRIDELKKVLVPSPLGQHIPISQLAKIEVVTGPAVIQSENGLLRSLVLLNVRGRDLVGFVEEAKVKVESNVELPHGYSLHWAGQYENQVRSNKRLLMLIPLALMINLVIIYLGLKNFRNAAIVFSAIPVALSGGLILLWVGGFNTSVAVWVGFIALFGIAVDDGVVMMTYLQEEMKKHKPDSWQKLKDCILQAGKRRIRPLVMTTTTTIIALLPVMWSTTTGSEVMKPMAIPALGGMLVELITLFIVPVTFSYFEQKRIQGEQNV
- a CDS encoding heavy-metal-associated domain-containing protein, whose translation is MKSFLFNVEGMTCGGCKSKIVNKLESQVKTIEVDLDDKTVKVSSETLSGMAIKKEIEELGFTITKMSKTD
- a CDS encoding heavy metal translocating P-type ATPase, with protein sequence METLALKIEGMSCASCASSIEKSISKINGVLSCSVNYATEKGYFELDNESLVETIQTEIINLGYSFQEGNESSKDANGKDENLRKFLISIILSIALFIFAMWPLMNWPDQRTNWFIQLILATPVWLWIGSRFQKSALNFFLTGKSNMNTLIGIGTTAAFVYSSFITIFHELSVNLGLTQKVHFEAVGFIISFVFLGQYFEEKAKKKTKEALNSLFKLSSKKAFVKRGDDFIEVDISKVQVNDTIRVKPGEKFPVDGKITKGESNIDEAMITGEPIPVSKKIGDSLFAGTINGESVIEYNATKVGGDTFLSQIVKFVETAQSSKPQIQRYADKISSVFTPAVLVISVITFIMWFFFGPEPVWGNAISNFIAVLVIACPCALGLATPTAVVVATGRASLKGLLIGGGEVIEKAQNIDAIIFDKTGTLTEGRPSVIDYICTINHDKVLFDVASIEQFSEHPLSKAILNFYQQESDRPLDEPDLFEVIKGKGLVADLNDDEFVIGNMSLMKDHKLDVPSALSSQHIGSTVYVAKNKEVIALFVIGDQIKKQALDSISKIKDMGIQTWMITGDNEAVAQDVANELGIDHFMANVLPLDKSTAVESLQKKGLKVAMVGDGINDAPALSKADLSLAMGTGTDVAINAADVTIVHGDISKALDFIILSTKTMKVIKENLFLSMIYNTLLIPIAAGVLYLFGGPLMPPVLASVAMALSSISVVSNSLRIRKFI
- a CDS encoding metal-sensitive transcriptional regulator; amino-acid sequence: MKGANHKALLNRIKRIEGQVRGLANMVESEKYCIDILTQIKAQRSALKSLELEILENHLHHCVKEAIDSGDNDVVDDKINEVLEILKKSSKS
- a CDS encoding JmjC domain-containing protein; this encodes MSTILESIFELNQVKELKEALKVNRPFVAHNLSFIHDVLSKKAHLQSLPSLINQWPAKVDVHLPDASDEISTLEVNSTDAYKMYLNKMGLLFNHIERYDDEYNELLFAFMMALGFSKQSFARALVYATPEGGGTATHFDQNINLIFQLKGKKRWWIAQNETFINPLTRHTLHQELDPELASYQEAPLPEKMPEDAQEILLEAGSFLFLPRGCWHKTSGEEDALALNFTYTVPTWIDLFGAAIRGRLSGDPKWRESAIGFDDLNTSSEAEKKFDELLDEFKSEFTHWQAAQILGVTEGN
- a CDS encoding SOS response-associated peptidase family protein — translated: MCFSFTSPQDIKKLSKLMNAHMSDKTFEILSRLEERKFTNHYAPSIIWRNDQREIVPLRFNLLPNFSKENRYTMIDHQTGRKKEIKTYNAKIETIEKRKTYKNLFGKFHCIVPILSFYEWVQKEGQKKREGHFSLENQQELLFAAGIWDHWINPQDPNEIINSFSLLTKDARREVREAGHHRSPILLNEIAINNWLTPRFKRKAELYKILEDEMPKELIFTEI